One part of the Saprospiraceae bacterium genome encodes these proteins:
- a CDS encoding aminopeptidase P family protein has product MSSPIPKRIAGLRSAMSRAAIDAYIIPTADPHQSEYVPTYWGTREWITGFTGSAGSAVITANHAGLWTDSRYFLQATSQLKGTGVQLHKLVAQAQAEYIDWICSQLKPGQTVGCDFWCFSLSQIQAFDKKLTEKGLLLKDCGDLLSEVWENRPELSREVVYEHLVKFAGKTREVKLNFIRAEMKKLQVEYFLITALDEIAHLLNLRGKDVHCNPVFIAYLLLGPERSDLFIAEGKIDPSLELKLKEAGIELKPYEEINSAINSIKKGNRVLIDQSTLNAKLALQLPKGSLVNEASPVMKLKAIKNKAEIGHIRKVMEKDGVALLKAFMWLESILKKRKNCTEYEFAQKIGEFRAARPNYVGESFDAIVGYQENGAIIHYKPDEKNSATIKSKGILLVDSGGQYLDGTTDITRTIALSKPGPEVKKHFTAVLMGHIALADVVFPEGTKGIQLDVLSRQYLWKQSLNFAHGTGHGVGYFMNVHEPPQGFVSAWNQRGQTEMMEGMLTSNEPGYYKEGSYGIRIENLVLNAFHSKGPTGRFLKLETVSLFPIDLNLVYTPMMNRQTVDWLNAYHKEVYKRLSPHLDAKEKKWLKQKCKTL; this is encoded by the coding sequence ATGTCAAGTCCAATACCAAAAAGAATTGCCGGTCTTAGATCGGCTATGTCCCGAGCTGCTATTGATGCCTACATCATTCCTACTGCAGACCCTCATCAAAGTGAATACGTCCCTACTTATTGGGGTACCCGGGAATGGATTACAGGGTTTACAGGTTCAGCAGGTTCGGCAGTAATTACTGCAAATCATGCAGGTTTATGGACGGATTCCAGGTATTTTCTTCAAGCAACCAGTCAATTAAAAGGTACTGGCGTGCAACTTCATAAGTTGGTTGCACAAGCCCAAGCAGAATATATTGACTGGATTTGCAGTCAATTAAAACCGGGCCAAACAGTAGGTTGTGACTTTTGGTGTTTTTCACTGTCACAAATTCAAGCTTTTGATAAGAAATTAACGGAAAAGGGCTTGCTTCTAAAGGATTGTGGTGATTTATTAAGCGAAGTCTGGGAAAATCGCCCGGAACTTAGCAGAGAAGTTGTTTATGAACACTTGGTAAAATTTGCTGGTAAGACCAGAGAAGTCAAATTAAATTTTATTCGGGCTGAAATGAAAAAGCTTCAGGTAGAATATTTTCTTATAACAGCACTAGATGAAATTGCTCATTTACTAAACCTTAGAGGAAAAGATGTGCATTGCAATCCAGTTTTTATAGCTTACCTACTTTTAGGACCCGAACGTTCTGATCTTTTTATTGCTGAAGGAAAAATAGATCCATCATTAGAATTGAAATTAAAAGAAGCTGGAATTGAGTTAAAACCTTATGAGGAGATCAATTCAGCCATCAATTCTATAAAAAAAGGTAATCGGGTACTCATTGACCAATCTACTTTGAATGCTAAGCTTGCATTGCAACTTCCAAAAGGATCCTTAGTGAATGAGGCAAGTCCGGTTATGAAACTGAAAGCAATAAAAAACAAAGCTGAAATTGGGCATATTCGAAAAGTAATGGAAAAGGATGGAGTCGCACTACTCAAAGCATTTATGTGGCTTGAATCCATCTTGAAGAAACGAAAAAACTGTACTGAATATGAATTTGCTCAAAAAATTGGTGAGTTTAGAGCGGCCAGACCAAACTATGTAGGTGAAAGTTTTGATGCAATTGTAGGGTATCAAGAGAATGGAGCCATCATCCATTATAAGCCTGATGAAAAAAATTCAGCTACTATTAAGTCAAAAGGAATCTTATTAGTGGATTCAGGTGGGCAATATTTGGATGGCACAACCGATATTACCCGAACGATCGCGTTAAGTAAGCCGGGTCCTGAAGTTAAAAAGCATTTTACTGCAGTTTTGATGGGACACATTGCTTTAGCAGATGTGGTTTTTCCAGAAGGGACAAAAGGAATCCAGTTAGATGTCCTATCCCGCCAATATTTATGGAAACAATCCTTAAATTTTGCTCATGGTACCGGTCATGGAGTTGGTTATTTTATGAATGTACATGAGCCACCTCAAGGCTTTGTTAGTGCCTGGAATCAAAGAGGACAAACGGAAATGATGGAAGGGATGCTGACATCTAATGAACCAGGATATTATAAAGAAGGCTCCTATGGGATTCGAATTGAAAATTTAGTATTAAATGCATTCCATTCTAAGGGTCCTACAGGCAGATTTCTAAAATTAGAGACGGTAAGTTTATTTCCTATTGACCTAAATCTAGTTTATACTCCTATGATGAACCGGCAAACAGTAGATTGGCTAAATGCCTATCATAAAGAGGTTTATAAGCGTTTATCGCCACACTTGGATGCAAAAGAGAAGAAATGGTTAAAACAGAAGTGCAAAACATTATAA
- the rpoN gene encoding RNA polymerase factor sigma-54: MIKQHLSQSLLQKLSPQQIQLMKLLQIPTSILDQRIQEELESNPALDEHNDQDEPYDQDQQDNSSDLEYDFETEDRDRLDNNSQEDLMSSDSFDDYLNNYMDDNTASYKYKGDDYGAQEEEHRSVPIAVENTFHDHLRKQIGLLKLKNEDQFKIALQIVGSIDDDGYLRREPNAIIDDLVFSQNITVTEKEILEILGKIQSFDPPGVGARSLQECLLLQIRVKLKLTTTKIQLKVLRLTEFILEKYFDEFTKKHYTKLQRVLNLTEAQLKVAVNEILKLNPKPSSGYVDQLQTSSVAGHFIVPDFTITNRDGELELSLNSRNAPDLRINDQYLDMLRHYKDNKKAGQNNKKEKEAVLFIKQKIESAKWFIDAIKQRQDTLYRTMYSIMQYQQEYFMTGDQKKIKPMILKDIAEITSLDISTISRVANSKFVQTEFGTKRLKDFFSESMQNEEGDEVSTLEVKKILSDLVQNESKRKPLSDEKLKSLLMRKGYNIARRTIAKYREQMNIPVARLRKELV, translated from the coding sequence ATGATTAAACAACATTTAAGTCAGAGTCTTTTACAAAAATTATCGCCTCAACAAATTCAATTAATGAAGTTGTTGCAAATTCCTACTTCCATATTAGATCAAAGGATTCAGGAAGAATTGGAATCCAACCCGGCTCTGGATGAACATAATGATCAGGATGAACCCTATGATCAGGATCAGCAGGATAATAGTTCGGATTTAGAATATGATTTTGAAACAGAAGACCGGGATCGGCTTGACAATAATAGTCAGGAAGATCTCATGAGTAGTGATAGTTTCGATGATTATCTCAACAATTATATGGATGATAATACCGCTTCCTATAAATATAAAGGCGATGATTATGGCGCCCAGGAGGAAGAACATCGCTCCGTTCCAATTGCTGTTGAAAATACATTTCACGATCATTTAAGAAAGCAAATTGGTCTCCTAAAACTTAAAAATGAAGATCAATTTAAAATTGCCTTACAAATTGTTGGAAGTATTGATGATGATGGATATTTAAGAAGAGAACCAAACGCTATCATTGATGATTTAGTATTTTCTCAAAACATTACCGTAACAGAAAAAGAAATTCTTGAAATATTAGGTAAAATTCAATCCTTTGACCCGCCTGGTGTAGGCGCACGGTCTTTACAAGAATGTTTACTTTTACAAATTCGGGTGAAACTTAAATTAACCACCACTAAAATTCAATTAAAAGTTTTAAGGTTAACTGAATTTATACTTGAAAAATATTTTGATGAGTTTACAAAAAAGCATTACACTAAATTACAAAGAGTACTCAACCTTACAGAAGCACAGTTGAAGGTAGCTGTAAATGAAATTCTTAAATTAAATCCGAAACCGTCTTCCGGTTATGTCGATCAGCTACAAACGTCTTCAGTTGCTGGCCATTTTATTGTACCTGATTTTACGATTACAAATCGCGATGGAGAACTCGAACTGTCTTTAAATAGTCGCAATGCTCCGGACTTAAGAATTAATGATCAATATTTAGATATGTTGCGTCATTATAAAGACAATAAAAAAGCAGGACAAAATAATAAGAAAGAGAAAGAAGCTGTATTGTTTATAAAACAAAAAATAGAAAGTGCAAAATGGTTTATAGATGCTATTAAACAGCGTCAGGACACCTTATACCGTACGATGTATTCCATCATGCAGTATCAACAAGAGTATTTCATGACGGGCGATCAGAAAAAAATCAAACCCATGATTTTAAAAGATATTGCAGAAATAACATCCTTAGATATTTCTACAATTTCACGGGTTGCAAACAGCAAATTTGTTCAAACTGAATTCGGCACAAAGCGCTTAAAAGATTTCTTTTCAGAATCTATGCAAAATGAAGAAGGAGATGAAGTATCTACTTTAGAAGTTAAAAAAATTCTTTCCGACCTTGTTCAGAATGAAAGCAAACGCAAACCTTTAAGTGATGAAAAATTAAAGTCACTCTTGATGCGCAAAGGTTATAATATTGCGAGAAGAACAATTGCAAAATACCGGGAACAAATGAATATTCCAGTTGCACGATTAAGAAAAGAATTAGTCTAA